The genomic DNA AACTGATTGTACGAAATATTATTAACCTTTGTAACGTGCAAAAACCGATGAAACGTCTTTGGATTTCATCTTTAACGAAGCAAGCTATTTACCAAGGATTTAAAAACTTGCTTGATGAATCAGATACAATTAATACGTACTATGAGGCGTATACAAGGTCATGTGCGGACTGGGTCGTTGGTATGAATGCATCACGTGTCTTTAGTATTTTGCTAAAGAAAAAAGGAATGAACGATGTGTTTTCCGCTGGTCGTGTACAAACACCGACACTCGCATTAATCGTAAAGCGCGAAAAGGAAATTGAAAACTTTAAGTCAGAGCCGTTTTGGGAAGTATTCGCAACCTTTGATATAGAAGGAAAGAAGTATGAGGGGAAATGGGAGAAGGATAGTGAATCCCGCTTAAAAGACCCTGATATGGCGAATAAAATTGCGGCATTTTGCCAAGGAAAACCGGCGGTAGTAAAGGAAATGAAAACGGAGCGTAAAGAGTTTCAGCCTCCGCTTTTATTTAACTTATCATCACTACAAGCAACGGCAAATAAAGCATTTAAATTTTCACCGAAAAAGACGCTTGATATAACGCAAGCACTATATCAAAAAGGGATTGTCTCTTATCCTCGTTCAGATTCCAACTATGTTACACAAGGTGAAGCGGCAACATTCCCTGATATCTTACAGAAGTTAAGTCAGTTTGATGAATATAAAGGTTTATTACCGGCTCCAGTTGAATCGATTATGAATAATAAGCGTTATGTGAATGAAAAGAAAGTAACAGATCACTACGCAATTATTCCGACAGAGCAAGTTACAAATCCAAGTAGATTATCAGGTGATGAAAAGAAAATATACGATATGATTGTAAGAAGGCTTATTGCAGCTCATTATGAAGTTGCAATCTTTGACTATACAACGATTGTAACGCTTGTAGATGAACGTGCTGAATTTATTTCAAAAGGAAAACAGCAAATTCAAGAAGGATGGCGTAAAGTTATTTTCCAAGACGATAAAGATGACGAAACCATTCTTCCAATTGTAGCTGAAGGTGAAGAAGGAAAAGTTGTAAAGGTGAAAGTTAAAGAAGGAAAAACACAACCACCGAAGCGTTATACAGAAGGACAACTTATTACGTTAATGAAAACAGCTGGTAAGTATTTAGAGAATGAAGAGCTGGAGAAAGTATTAAAGAAAACAGAAGGTTTAGGTACAGAAGCAACTCGTGCAGGTATTATTACGATGCTAAAAGACCGTAAATATATAGATGTGACGAAAAACCAAGTGTATGCGACTGATAAAGGAAAAGTATTAATTACCGCAATCGGTGACAAAATACTAGCTTCACCAGAAATGACCGCAAAATGGGAGCAGCGCCTTGCGGAAATTGGTGAAGGCACGGCTTCACCAGCTACATTTATGGAACAGACGAAAAAGTTATCAGCTAAAATTATTGAAGATGCGGTTGAAATGTCTGAGAAGTGGGATTTCACCGGATTACATGTTGAATCGATTGAGCGAAAAGGATCGAAATTTACAACGGGTAAAAAGGTTGGTAGCTGTAAAAAATGTGATGGTGATGTAATTGATAAATCAACGTTTTATGGTTGTTCTAATTACAACACGACACAATGTGATTTCACCATCTCGAAGAAGATATTAAGTAAAACAATTTCGCAAAAGAATATGACAAAGCTCTTAAAAGGTGAAAAGACCGATTTAATTAAAGGTTTTAAAAAAGGTGAGAAAACGTTTGATGCGATGTTAGAGTGGAAAGAAAATAAGATTAATTTTGTGTTTGAGAATTAAATGATTTCAACAAATAAAAGCTTTTGTAACAGGTAAGGTTTGGGGAAATATGGATAGAGAAGAAAAAGCATGACAATTTTATGTCATGCTTTTTTATTTTATAATTACAAAATTTTGTGTACTAATATTAAAAAGGAAGGACTTTAATGTGACATTTCGAAAATTCCTTATTCTTGATTATATTCTATAAAGACTTAAGTTTTCCTCGTGCCCTGTACGTACACCGAAGATACTTAAAAATTTGTCATGATTTTTTGGGAAATAGAAAATCCAAGGTTTAAATAGCAATACCGGTTCTGCTGGTGGCTTAATAACATTTATCAATGCTGCATTGCTTATATACTTGATTAAATCGTCTGAAGGATTTATACATGTTAAAAAATTGAATTGT from Bacillus basilensis includes the following:
- the topB gene encoding DNA topoisomerase III produces the protein MKLIIAEKPDQGLALVSQFKYRRKDGYLEVEANELFPNGAYCTWAIGHLTQLCNPEHYHAEWKKWSLNTLPMIPERFQFEVTKSKYKQFNVVKQLLHNPGVTEIIHAGDAGREGELIVRNIINLCNVQKPMKRLWISSLTKQAIYQGFKNLLDESDTINTYYEAYTRSCADWVVGMNASRVFSILLKKKGMNDVFSAGRVQTPTLALIVKREKEIENFKSEPFWEVFATFDIEGKKYEGKWEKDSESRLKDPDMANKIAAFCQGKPAVVKEMKTERKEFQPPLLFNLSSLQATANKAFKFSPKKTLDITQALYQKGIVSYPRSDSNYVTQGEAATFPDILQKLSQFDEYKGLLPAPVESIMNNKRYVNEKKVTDHYAIIPTEQVTNPSRLSGDEKKIYDMIVRRLIAAHYEVAIFDYTTIVTLVDERAEFISKGKQQIQEGWRKVIFQDDKDDETILPIVAEGEEGKVVKVKVKEGKTQPPKRYTEGQLITLMKTAGKYLENEELEKVLKKTEGLGTEATRAGIITMLKDRKYIDVTKNQVYATDKGKVLITAIGDKILASPEMTAKWEQRLAEIGEGTASPATFMEQTKKLSAKIIEDAVEMSEKWDFTGLHVESIERKGSKFTTGKKVGSCKKCDGDVIDKSTFYGCSNYNTTQCDFTISKKILSKTISQKNMTKLLKGEKTDLIKGFKKGEKTFDAMLEWKENKINFVFEN